CCATCGGGATTCCCTTGCCATTCCATAAAGAATGCCTCCGCGCCCACCCACCATCGACCAAACGGCCCAAGTTGGGTTCAGCCCAGAGGACACTCAAGAGATTCTGTCAAGATGAGCTGAATAATCCGCACCGAAAGCGAATCACCCAAACCGACCTTGACCAACATCATCCTTCACCCTGCCCTATCTAGGACATGGCTTGAATGATGTAGTCAAAATAAGGAGCCGCTTCAGACGCATCTTCTGCACTAAGCAGCGCTAAAGACGCATTCTTCAGGCAACGAACAGCTTCAACCATACCGGGAACCGGAACTCCTAGGGAGTTGTACATTTCCCGAACGCCAATCAAGCCAATGCTTTCAATCGGCTCTTTGGATCCACACAAGATTCCATAGGTAATCAGGCGCAGGTACCAGCCGTAATCCCGGAGGCAAAGGGCCCGCTGTCTCTGTCCATAGGCGTTGCCACCA
The sequence above is a segment of the Candidatus Obscuribacterales bacterium genome. Coding sequences within it:
- the apcD gene encoding allophycocyanin subunit alpha-B, with amino-acid sequence MSVVSQVILNADDELRYPSSGELSTMRSFFQTGEQRIRIVTTLSENERKIVEESSKQLWRKRPDFIAPGGNAYGQRQRALCLRDYGWYLRLITYGILCGSKEPIESIGLIGVREMYNSLGVPVPGMVEAVRCLKNASLALLSAEDASEAAPYFDYIIQAMS